In Vidua chalybeata isolate OUT-0048 chromosome 5, bVidCha1 merged haplotype, whole genome shotgun sequence, one genomic interval encodes:
- the UCN3 gene encoding urocortin-3, protein MSHPRLLLLLVLLGAAGTGRALSLSSAASIYSCLNAALSGAQGILPEENAVLDKRGSESPSLEEASEEDAAEEELGKRTFPGDSHFKHASPAPAKGKTYQNRAKSDRRTKVTLSLDVPTNIMNILFNIAKAKNLRAKAAANAHLMAQIGRRK, encoded by the coding sequence ATGTcccaccccaggctgctgctgctcctcgtCCTGCTCGGAGCTGCCGGGACCGGCCGGGCCCTGAGCCTCTCCAGCGCCGCCTCCATCTACAGCTGCCTCAACGCCGCCCTGTCGGGAGCGCAGGGGATCCTTCCCGAGGAGAACGCCGTCCTGGACAAGCGCGGCTCCGAGTCGCCGTCCCTGGAGGAGGCGTCCGAGGAGGACGCGGCGGAGGAAGAGCTGGGGAAAAGGACATTCCCGGGGGACAGCCACTTCAAACACGCGTCCCCGGCGCCGGCGAAGGGCAAGACCTACCAGAACCGGGCCAAGAGCGACCGGCGCACCAAGGTCACGCTGTCCCTCGACGTCCCCACCAACATCATGAACATCCTCTTCAACATCGCCAAGGCCAAGAACTTGCGGGCCAAGGCGGCGGCCAACGCCCACCTCATGGCCCAGATCGGGCGGAGGAAGTGA
- the TUBAL3 gene encoding tubulin alpha chain-like 3 isoform X2, with translation MGNACWELYCLEHGIQADGTIPGSKQVKSMDPNSEQVDSSFETFFCETASGKHVPRAVFIDLEPTVIDEIRTGTYHGLFHPEQLISGKEDAANNYARGHYTIGKEIIDTVLSRIRKMADQCSGLQGFLVFHSFGGGTGSGFTSLLMERLSVEYSKKSKLEFSVYPAPQVSTAVVEPYNSILTTHTTLEHSDCSFMVDNEAIYDICHRNLDIERPTYTNLNRLIGQIVSSVTASLRFNGALNVDLIEFQTNLVPYPRIHFPLTTYAPIVSAEKAYHEQLSVPEITNACFEFSNQMVKCDPRRGKYMACCLLYRGDVVPKDVNAAIAAIKTRRSIQFVDWCPTGFKVGINYQPPTVVPGGDLAKVQRAVCMLSNTTAIAEAWARLDHKFDLMYAKRAFVHWYVGEGMEEGEFSEAREDLAALEKDYEEVGRDSADGEEDEGDEDEY, from the exons ATGGGCAATGCCTGCTGGGAGCTCTACTGCCTGGAGCACGGCATCCAGGCCGACGGGACCATTCCCGGCTCCAAGCAGGTGAAATCCATGGATCCCAACTCCGAGCAAGTGGATTCCTCCTTCGAGACCTTCTTCTGTGAGACAGCGTCTGGCAAACACGTGCCCCGGGCGGTGTTCATAGACCTGGAGCCCACTGTCATTG ATGAGATCAGGACCGGGACCTACCACGGGCTCTTCCACCCGGAGCAGCTCATCAGCGGCAAGGAGGACGCCGCCAACAACTACGCCCGTGGCCACTACACCATCGGCAAGGAGATCATCGACACCGTGCTCAGCAGGATCCGGAAAATG GCTGACCAGTGCAGTGGACTCCAAGGCTTCCTGGTCTTCCACAGCTTCGGAGGAGGCACCGGCTCCGGCTTCACCTCGCTCCTCATGGAGCGGCTCTCCGTGGAGTACAGCAAGAAATCCAAGCTGGAATTCTCGGTGTACCCAGCCCCGCAGGTGTCCACGGCCGTGGTGGAGCCCTACAACTCCATCCTGACCACCCACACCACGCTGGAGCACTCGGACTGCTCCTTCATGGTGGACAACGAGGCCATCTACGACATCTGCCACCGCAACCTGGACATCGAGCGCCCCACCTACACCAACCTCAACCGGCTGATCGGCCAGATCGTGTCCTCCGTCACCGCCTCGCTGCGCTTCAACGGCGCCCTCAACGTGGACCTCATCGAGTTCCAGACCAACCTGGTGCCCTACCCGCGCATCCACTTCCCGCTCACCACCTACGCGCCCATCGTCTCGGCGGAGAAGGCCTACCACGAGCAGCTCTCCGTGCCGGAGATCACCAACGCCTGCTTCGAGTTCTCCAACCAGATGGTCAAGTGCGACCCTCGCCGCGGCAAGTACATGGCGTGCTGCCTGCTCTACCGCGGCGACGTCGTCCCCAAGGACGTCAACGCCGCCATCGCCGCCATCAAGACGCGCCGCTCCATCCAGTTCGTGGACTGGTGCCCCACGGGCTTCAAGGTGGGCATCAACTACCAGCCGCCCACGGTGGTGCCCGGCGGCGACCTGGCCAAGGTGCAGCGCGCCGTGTGCATGCTGAGCAACACCACGGCCATCGCCGAGGCCTGGGCCCGCCTGGACCACAAGTTTGACCTGATGTACGCCAAGAGGGCCTTCGTGCACTGGTACGTGGGGGAGGGCATGGAGGAGGGCGAGTTCTCCGAGGCCAGGGAGGACCTGGCGGCCCTGGAGAAGGATTATGaggaggttggaagggactcgGCGGACGGGGAGGAGGATGAGGGTGATGAGGATGAGTATTGA
- the TUBAL3 gene encoding tubulin alpha chain-like 3 isoform X1, with protein sequence MRECISIHIGQAGVQMGNACWELYCLEHGIQADGTIPGSKQVKSMDPNSEQVDSSFETFFCETASGKHVPRAVFIDLEPTVIDEIRTGTYHGLFHPEQLISGKEDAANNYARGHYTIGKEIIDTVLSRIRKMADQCSGLQGFLVFHSFGGGTGSGFTSLLMERLSVEYSKKSKLEFSVYPAPQVSTAVVEPYNSILTTHTTLEHSDCSFMVDNEAIYDICHRNLDIERPTYTNLNRLIGQIVSSVTASLRFNGALNVDLIEFQTNLVPYPRIHFPLTTYAPIVSAEKAYHEQLSVPEITNACFEFSNQMVKCDPRRGKYMACCLLYRGDVVPKDVNAAIAAIKTRRSIQFVDWCPTGFKVGINYQPPTVVPGGDLAKVQRAVCMLSNTTAIAEAWARLDHKFDLMYAKRAFVHWYVGEGMEEGEFSEAREDLAALEKDYEEVGRDSADGEEDEGDEDEY encoded by the exons ATG AGGGAGTGCATCTCCATCCACATCGGGCAGGCCGGAGTGCAGATGGGCAATGCCTGCTGGGAGCTCTACTGCCTGGAGCACGGCATCCAGGCCGACGGGACCATTCCCGGCTCCAAGCAGGTGAAATCCATGGATCCCAACTCCGAGCAAGTGGATTCCTCCTTCGAGACCTTCTTCTGTGAGACAGCGTCTGGCAAACACGTGCCCCGGGCGGTGTTCATAGACCTGGAGCCCACTGTCATTG ATGAGATCAGGACCGGGACCTACCACGGGCTCTTCCACCCGGAGCAGCTCATCAGCGGCAAGGAGGACGCCGCCAACAACTACGCCCGTGGCCACTACACCATCGGCAAGGAGATCATCGACACCGTGCTCAGCAGGATCCGGAAAATG GCTGACCAGTGCAGTGGACTCCAAGGCTTCCTGGTCTTCCACAGCTTCGGAGGAGGCACCGGCTCCGGCTTCACCTCGCTCCTCATGGAGCGGCTCTCCGTGGAGTACAGCAAGAAATCCAAGCTGGAATTCTCGGTGTACCCAGCCCCGCAGGTGTCCACGGCCGTGGTGGAGCCCTACAACTCCATCCTGACCACCCACACCACGCTGGAGCACTCGGACTGCTCCTTCATGGTGGACAACGAGGCCATCTACGACATCTGCCACCGCAACCTGGACATCGAGCGCCCCACCTACACCAACCTCAACCGGCTGATCGGCCAGATCGTGTCCTCCGTCACCGCCTCGCTGCGCTTCAACGGCGCCCTCAACGTGGACCTCATCGAGTTCCAGACCAACCTGGTGCCCTACCCGCGCATCCACTTCCCGCTCACCACCTACGCGCCCATCGTCTCGGCGGAGAAGGCCTACCACGAGCAGCTCTCCGTGCCGGAGATCACCAACGCCTGCTTCGAGTTCTCCAACCAGATGGTCAAGTGCGACCCTCGCCGCGGCAAGTACATGGCGTGCTGCCTGCTCTACCGCGGCGACGTCGTCCCCAAGGACGTCAACGCCGCCATCGCCGCCATCAAGACGCGCCGCTCCATCCAGTTCGTGGACTGGTGCCCCACGGGCTTCAAGGTGGGCATCAACTACCAGCCGCCCACGGTGGTGCCCGGCGGCGACCTGGCCAAGGTGCAGCGCGCCGTGTGCATGCTGAGCAACACCACGGCCATCGCCGAGGCCTGGGCCCGCCTGGACCACAAGTTTGACCTGATGTACGCCAAGAGGGCCTTCGTGCACTGGTACGTGGGGGAGGGCATGGAGGAGGGCGAGTTCTCCGAGGCCAGGGAGGACCTGGCGGCCCTGGAGAAGGATTATGaggaggttggaagggactcgGCGGACGGGGAGGAGGATGAGGGTGATGAGGATGAGTATTGA